One stretch of Chryseobacterium fluminis DNA includes these proteins:
- a CDS encoding TolC family protein, producing the protein MKIEKINKIAGLFVVFSSLMTAQQHMSLSDCEQAFQSNNLQLLAEQYNINMADADILQAKIWELPQASGYINAYNPEGKRAFDAGKAKGAEISQLIYMGGKKKNEIAFAKSNKELAQLQFSQLLVDLRAQLRTTYFNLYYEKLKFGNTNRQLEYMNDLLAAYKVQSAKGNVSLKDEVRLRSIVIQLKNDKVGINKNILEFEQNLKVLTGIAEDIEPKLSEAEAKEILISQPFGDDTELKRKAIENNADYQYNLKLIDNSRLYAQWQKSLNVPDLNVGAQYDQNSGTFKNEINLMLGIPLPLWKSNKGNVEKANYAIQQNQKNAEFQRLTLETKVQSAYKIWKEQYDQLTEIRTADLNNMDLVYNGMLSNFRKGNVSLIEFADFMDSYRETALQIYDMKNELMESAEQLNQLVQTKIFY; encoded by the coding sequence ATGAAAATTGAGAAAATAAACAAAATTGCCGGGCTGTTTGTTGTCTTTTCCTCTCTGATGACGGCACAGCAGCACATGTCGCTTTCAGATTGTGAACAGGCCTTTCAGAGCAACAATCTTCAATTGCTCGCGGAACAGTATAACATTAACATGGCCGATGCAGATATTCTCCAGGCTAAAATCTGGGAACTTCCCCAGGCCAGCGGATATATCAACGCTTATAATCCTGAAGGAAAAAGAGCTTTTGATGCAGGAAAGGCCAAAGGCGCCGAAATCAGCCAGCTGATCTATATGGGCGGGAAGAAAAAAAACGAAATTGCTTTTGCAAAATCAAACAAAGAACTGGCTCAGCTTCAATTTTCCCAACTTCTTGTTGACCTGAGAGCACAGCTTCGTACGACCTATTTTAATCTTTATTACGAAAAACTTAAATTCGGGAATACCAATAGACAATTGGAATATATGAATGACCTTCTGGCGGCCTATAAAGTGCAGTCGGCAAAAGGAAATGTCTCGCTTAAAGATGAAGTTAGGCTCCGGAGTATCGTCATTCAGCTGAAGAACGATAAGGTAGGAATTAATAAAAACATTCTGGAGTTTGAACAGAATCTTAAAGTTTTAACAGGGATTGCCGAGGACATCGAACCGAAGCTTTCTGAAGCGGAAGCTAAAGAAATATTGATATCACAACCTTTTGGAGATGATACCGAGCTGAAAAGAAAAGCCATTGAAAATAATGCCGATTACCAATACAATCTGAAACTGATTGACAACAGCAGGCTCTATGCACAGTGGCAGAAATCCTTAAACGTACCCGACCTGAATGTCGGGGCACAATACGATCAGAACAGCGGAACTTTTAAAAACGAAATCAATCTGATGCTCGGCATTCCTTTGCCTCTGTGGAAATCCAATAAAGGAAATGTTGAAAAAGCCAATTATGCCATTCAGCAAAACCAGAAAAACGCAGAATTTCAAAGATTAACCCTTGAAACGAAAGTCCAGTCTGCCTATAAGATATGGAAAGAGCAGTATGATCAGCTCACTGAGATCAGAACCGCAGATCTTAATAATATGGACCTCGTATATAACGGCATGCTGTCCAATTTCAGAAAAGGAAACGTTAGTCTTATTGAATTTGCGGATTTTATGGACAGCTACAGGGAAACGGCACTCCAGATCTATGATATGAAAAATGAACTTATGGAATCGGCAGAACAACTGAATCAACTCGTACAAACAAAAATCTTCTATTAA
- a CDS encoding ATP-binding protein — MSLKRKIALNLSIAFSLLFGIVMVIIYMSFNDFRRDEFKERFRQRLEFTSHFIAKSKDFEEEAPVFFNENSDNILLNETILIFNGRKELIYSTIKDRNVTWDNALLKELDEKKIIYTEKTVPEIYAALRTINGENYYILTSAFDTNGKSKLEYLKYLLITSYVMSTLLIGFFSYYFMGQFLRPLEELNQEISEVTAHKLTTQIPVRDSNDEINVLAQSFNTMIKRLDDVFQSQKDFTASASHEIRTPITRMAFQLENLIKLEQHSPKTLTSLKQIQKDVYQLSDLTNSLILLTKFDKENIQTIYEEVRIDEVIFESFEAVEKSYPDLKMDFLISENTSDNALLTIKGVQSLLDIVFINLFKNAAVYSDDTGVDVLITETNDCLTVDVISHGTTIPAEEQAKLFEAFMRGNHSQNISGSGLGLRIVKRILEYHGAKINYSSPKDLVNKFSVVFNK; from the coding sequence ATGTCTTTAAAACGGAAAATAGCCCTTAATCTCAGCATTGCCTTTTCACTGCTTTTCGGTATTGTGATGGTGATCATTTATATGTCTTTTAACGATTTCAGAAGAGATGAGTTCAAAGAAAGATTCCGGCAGAGGTTGGAATTTACTTCCCATTTTATTGCCAAGTCCAAAGATTTCGAAGAAGAGGCGCCCGTGTTCTTTAATGAAAACTCGGATAATATCCTTTTGAATGAGACCATCCTGATTTTTAACGGCCGGAAAGAACTGATCTACAGCACCATTAAAGACAGGAATGTAACCTGGGACAATGCATTGCTGAAAGAGCTTGACGAAAAAAAGATCATCTATACCGAAAAAACAGTTCCTGAAATATATGCAGCCCTCCGGACCATTAACGGTGAAAATTATTATATTCTCACCAGTGCCTTTGATACCAACGGGAAATCTAAACTGGAATATCTTAAATATCTTCTGATCACGTCCTATGTCATGAGCACGCTTCTGATCGGTTTTTTCAGCTATTACTTCATGGGGCAGTTTCTGAGACCTCTGGAAGAACTGAATCAGGAAATTTCGGAAGTTACGGCGCATAAACTGACGACACAGATTCCCGTTCGCGATTCCAATGACGAGATCAATGTTCTGGCCCAGTCTTTTAACACCATGATCAAAAGGCTGGATGACGTGTTCCAGTCACAGAAAGACTTCACGGCAAGTGCTTCCCACGAAATAAGAACACCGATCACAAGAATGGCTTTCCAGCTGGAAAATTTAATTAAGCTCGAGCAGCATTCTCCCAAAACACTTACATCCTTAAAACAGATTCAGAAAGATGTCTATCAATTGTCGGATCTCACAAATTCTTTAATTCTCCTCACCAAGTTTGATAAAGAGAATATCCAGACCATTTATGAAGAAGTACGCATCGATGAAGTTATTTTCGAATCTTTTGAAGCGGTGGAAAAGAGCTATCCCGATCTGAAAATGGATTTTCTGATCTCTGAAAATACGTCTGACAATGCATTGCTGACGATAAAAGGCGTGCAGTCCTTACTGGATATTGTATTTATCAACCTATTTAAAAATGCAGCCGTATATTCTGATGATACGGGCGTGGATGTTCTCATTACCGAAACCAATGACTGTCTTACCGTAGATGTCATTTCCCACGGGACAACTATTCCGGCAGAGGAACAGGCCAAATTGTTTGAAGCTTTTATGAGGGGAAATCATTCTCAGAATATTTCAGGCTCCGGGCTCGGGCTCCGGATTGTCAAAAGAATTCTGGAATACCATGGGGCAAAGATTAACTATTCGTCACCGAAAGATTTAGTGAATAAGTTCAGTGTGGTCTTTAACAAATAA
- a CDS encoding response regulator transcription factor encodes MNILLLEDDLILSAELCKFLESNNFTCDKIYDGETFIRQIKNNTYDLYLLDINVPKINGLDVCQTIRSFDKNTPIIIISAYGDLSDKKDAFTRLADDYLVKPFQFEELLLRMNSLLRRKAPVDATDQDIIRIDDLIINKTEQKVFRAGNEIALTLKEFQLLAYLAEAQGRTVSKQQITEHVWEHNFNTNTNTVEVYINFLRKKIDKDFKVKLIHTRSGFGYYLSPL; translated from the coding sequence ATGAATATTCTTTTATTGGAAGATGACCTGATTCTCTCAGCAGAGTTGTGTAAATTTTTAGAGTCGAATAATTTTACATGCGATAAAATCTACGACGGCGAGACCTTTATCCGTCAGATTAAAAATAATACCTACGACTTATATCTGCTGGACATCAATGTTCCGAAAATAAACGGTCTTGATGTGTGCCAGACGATCCGGTCATTCGATAAAAATACCCCCATCATTATCATTTCGGCCTATGGAGATCTTTCCGATAAAAAAGATGCATTCACCAGGCTGGCGGATGATTATCTGGTGAAGCCGTTTCAGTTTGAAGAATTACTGTTGCGCATGAACTCCCTGCTGAGAAGAAAAGCACCGGTAGATGCCACAGACCAGGACATTATCAGGATTGATGATCTCATCATCAATAAAACCGAGCAGAAAGTTTTCCGGGCAGGAAACGAGATTGCGCTTACCCTGAAAGAATTTCAGCTACTGGCCTACCTTGCAGAAGCGCAGGGAAGAACGGTTTCCAAACAGCAGATCACGGAACATGTATGGGAACATAACTTTAATACCAACACCAATACCGTAGAAGTATATATCAACTTTTTAAGAAAGAAGATCGATAAAGATTTCAAAGTGAAGCTTATTCATACCCGTTCCGGTTTCGGATATTATTTAAGTCCATTATAG
- the aroQ gene encoding gamma subclass chorismate mutase AroQ gives MIKSFFRILTAGVLLCLLSCSVQDQYSDPYEKEALLKLINRRLQVAPLVAKSKWNTKAPIDDPAREKIILDTVEIKAKKLLIDTNFAHNFFQAQFEAGKLKQRQLHEKWTAEHQPPFDPAPDLATEVRPVLDSLTPLLLNELKKIKPKSCTDHVIKSLKIQARKLTDPSFDDETVAIAVQPIEDYCKHISILKN, from the coding sequence ATGATAAAATCTTTTTTTCGTATCCTGACAGCAGGTGTCCTGCTATGTCTCCTTTCGTGTTCAGTTCAGGATCAGTATTCCGATCCCTATGAAAAAGAAGCACTGTTAAAATTAATCAACAGAAGACTTCAGGTTGCTCCTCTGGTCGCAAAGAGCAAGTGGAACACCAAAGCTCCGATCGACGATCCAGCCCGGGAAAAGATTATTTTAGATACCGTTGAGATAAAAGCCAAAAAACTGCTTATCGATACAAATTTTGCCCATAATTTCTTTCAGGCACAGTTTGAGGCCGGGAAATTAAAACAAAGACAGCTTCATGAAAAATGGACAGCCGAACATCAGCCTCCATTTGATCCGGCTCCTGATCTGGCTACTGAAGTGCGCCCCGTTCTGGATAGCCTGACTCCGCTCTTACTAAATGAGCTGAAAAAAATAAAACCCAAATCCTGTACTGATCACGTAATAAAAAGTTTAAAAATACAAGCACGGAAATTAACGGATCCTTCCTTTGACGATGAAACTGTCGCAATAGCAGTACAGCCAATTGAAGATTATTGCAAACATATCAGCATACTGAAGAACTGA
- a CDS encoding HPF/RaiA family ribosome-associated protein, whose amino-acid sequence MKITVQSIGLTPHEPLESHIEKKVSKLETFYDKIQDCKVFLKVENNADKANKTAEIILAVPGDDIVVKKTSASFEESLDMCVDTAKKLLIKKKELA is encoded by the coding sequence ATGAAGATCACAGTACAGTCAATTGGTTTAACACCACATGAACCACTAGAATCACACATTGAGAAAAAAGTAAGCAAGCTTGAGACTTTTTATGACAAAATCCAGGACTGCAAAGTATTTTTAAAAGTAGAAAATAATGCAGATAAAGCTAACAAAACTGCCGAGATTATTCTGGCTGTTCCGGGCGATGATATCGTTGTAAAGAAGACTTCTGCAAGTTTCGAAGAGAGTTTGGATATGTGCGTGGATACGGCTAAAAAGCTGCTAATCAAGAAAAAAGAACTGGCTTAG
- a CDS encoding tyrosine-type recombinase/integrase, translating into MLDKFLDYLEHEKRYSPHTITSYRKDLEDFSHFYLRTESSEDIAGADKKVIRNFIVELSEHHISKRSINRKLSSLRSFYHFLLKIGEIEISPTETISSLKFYSEKQIPMSQEEMQTLNDQVFDEVTDVLDKCIIEVLYQTGIRKAELCGMTFENVNLGGNELKIIGKGNKERYIPISEDLSDLLAGYREIRKPQTEDQSYFFVNRKGKKLTEKFVYLVVNKYLSLITSKEKRSPHILRHSFATHVLDNGAEISKVKKILGHSSLASTQVYTNANIEQLKKVFNLAHPRASKKEEL; encoded by the coding sequence ATGCTGGATAAATTTTTAGACTATTTAGAACACGAAAAGAGGTATTCTCCTCATACCATAACAAGCTACAGAAAGGACCTGGAAGACTTTTCACATTTCTACCTCAGAACAGAATCTTCAGAAGACATCGCAGGAGCCGACAAAAAAGTAATCCGGAATTTTATCGTCGAACTGAGTGAGCATCATATTTCCAAACGGAGCATCAACCGCAAACTGTCATCGCTGCGCAGCTTTTACCACTTTCTTTTAAAAATCGGGGAAATAGAAATTTCGCCTACAGAAACTATTTCTTCATTAAAATTTTATTCCGAGAAGCAGATCCCGATGTCCCAGGAGGAAATGCAAACACTTAATGATCAGGTTTTTGATGAGGTCACCGATGTGCTGGATAAATGCATCATCGAAGTGCTTTACCAGACCGGAATCCGGAAAGCCGAGCTTTGTGGTATGACTTTTGAGAATGTAAACCTGGGCGGAAACGAACTGAAAATAATAGGGAAGGGGAACAAAGAAAGATACATCCCCATCTCCGAAGATTTATCGGATCTGCTGGCAGGTTATCGGGAAATAAGGAAACCACAGACAGAAGATCAGTCGTACTTTTTTGTCAACAGGAAGGGCAAAAAACTGACGGAAAAATTTGTCTATCTGGTGGTTAATAAGTACCTTAGTCTTATAACTTCAAAAGAAAAAAGAAGTCCTCACATCCTTCGGCATAGCTTTGCTACGCACGTTCTGGATAATGGGGCGGAGATCTCCAAAGTAAAAAAAATATTAGGGCATTCCAGTCTTGCAAGCACTCAGGTCTATACGAATGCCAATATTGAACAATTGAAAAAAGTGTTTAATCTTGCTCATCCAAGAGCGTCTAAAAAAGAAGAATTATGA
- the rpsU gene encoding 30S ribosomal protein S21, with the protein MLIIPVKDGESIDRALKKYKRKFDKTGTVRQLRARQQFIKPSVTLRQARLKAAHKQRNLSKEEQA; encoded by the coding sequence ATGTTAATAATTCCAGTAAAAGATGGTGAATCCATCGACAGAGCATTAAAAAAATATAAAAGAAAATTTGATAAAACAGGTACAGTTCGTCAATTGAGAGCTAGACAACAGTTTATTAAGCCTTCTGTAACTTTGAGACAAGCAAGACTTAAAGCAGCTCACAAGCAAAGAAACCTTAGCAAAGAGGAGCAGGCTTAA